The genomic window CTATGCGCTGAGCCGCTGGCTGATGTGCCGGCAGCCGGACGGTAGCAAGAGTTGCGGCGTTTGCCACAGCTGCCGGCTGATGATGGCCGGCAACCATCCTGACTTTTATCAGCCGGAGCCCGAAAAAGGCCGCCAAAGTCTGGGGGTGGATAACATTCGCGCCATTATCGACAGCGTGTATGGCCGCGCCCGTCAGGGCGGGGTAAAAGTGGTATGGCTGCCCCACGCCGAGCTGCTTACCGAGCAGGCGGCCAACGCGCTATTGAAAACCCTGGAAGAGCCGCCGACCGATACCTATTTTCTGCTGGGCTGCCAGACACCATCGCGCCTGTTGCCGACGCTCAGAAGCCGCTGTCTCTATTGGCCGCTGCCGGCCCCGGATGAGGCGCTGGGTCTGCGCTGGTTACGACAGGCGGGTTTTGACGATCCACTGTCCGCTTGCACCGCGCTGCGGCTGTGCGCTAACGCGCCGCTGGCGGCGGAAGCGTTACTTCAGCCGGGGCGATGGCAGGAGCGGCTGGCGCTGTGTGCGGCGCTGTACGAGGCCCACGTCAGCGGCGACTTTTTAACGCTCTTGCCTGTGCTGAACTGGTATAAAAAAGATGATGGGCCGCTGTACTGGCTACTCAGCCTGCTGACTGATGCGCTGAAATGGCAGCAGGGTGCGCAGGCCTCTCTGGTCAACGCCGACAGAGCGGAGCTGGTGGCCGCGCTGGCCGCGCGCTGGCCGGCCGGGGTACTGCACGCGCAGTGGCAACTGTGGCTGCAATGCCTGCGCCAGTGGCAGGAGATAAGCGGCGTCAATCGCGAACTCTTGCTAACCCACTACTTGCTCAATTGGGAGCAGGGAGTAGCGGACGCCCGCGTTTCCTTATGATGTAGAAAAAAGGTTGAACTATGTTTCTAGTCGATTCCCACTGCCATCTTGATGGCCTGGATTACCAAACGCTGCACCGGGATGTGGCGGATGTCGCCGACAAGGCCCGCGCGCGCGATGTGAAGTTGATGCTGGCGGTATGTACTACGCTCCCCGGCTTCCATGCCATGACGGCAATGATAGGCCGCCGCGATGATGTGCTGTTTTCCTGCGGCATCCATCCCCTGAATCTCGATGAGCCTTACGATTTCGCCGAACTGCGGAGTCTGGCGGCGGGGGAGTGCGTGGTGGCGCTCGGTGAAACTGGCTTGGATTATTATTATCAGCAGGATAACAAGGAGCAGCAGGCTGTGTTCCGCGAACATATTCGCGTGGGGCGCGCGCTGAATAAGCCGGTAATCGTGCACACCCGCAGCGCGCGCGAAGACACGCTGGCCATTCTCCGTGAGGAGCAGGCCCATGAATGCGGCGGCGTATTGCACTGTTTCACTGAAGACCGCGCGACGGCCAAAGCGCTGTTGGACCTGGGCTTTTACATCTCGTTCTCCGGGATTGTCACTTTCCGCAATGCCGAGGCGCTGCGCGAGGCGGCGCGCTTTGTTCCTCTGGATCGGCTACTGGTGGAAACCGACTCTCCCTATCTGGCGCCGGTGCCTTACCGCGGCAAAGAGAATCAGCCGGCTTACGTGCGTGATGTGGCGGAGTATATGGCGACGCTGAAAGGGGTCTCCCTAACGCAGTTGGCGGCCGCTACCACCGCCAATTTCGGTCGTTTGTTCCACGTCGACATGCAGCCCTACCTCGATGCCAGCTGATATAAATTAATTACATTATTATTATATAAATATAATTACTATTTCGCACAACTATGCCCGCGTGGACCGGACGGCAAATGTCCGGCAGCGCGGCGCCCGCGCGTGTATCTGCTGTTGCCCGCCATCGCGCACGTCGTCGTCGTAAATATAGTGACCTGATACAGGTCTACAACGCCGGTTGAGCCCAGGCGCTTTCTTTTTCAGGGTAATAACGTCTATCCACAGGCTCCAGCGCCGGTTTGCTCCCGGCGCGGTGTCTGATGTACCACGATTCTGATTCAGGAGTGAAAAAATCATGTTGCAGAATGCATTCGCTCACCTGCAAAAAATCGGTAAATCGCTAATACTGCCGGTGTCTGTGTTGCCCGTCGCCGGCATTTTGCTGGGGGTAGGCTCCGCCGAATTTAGCTGGCTACCGGCCGTTGTCTCGGATGTCATGGCGGAGGCGGTGGCCTACGGTATTATGGTAAAAACTATCGCCGTCGTGGCGCCGTTAATTCTGCATTTGACCACAGACGAGGTCGCCGTCAAACATCTGGCGGATACGGGGGTTTGGGGGGGATTATCGCCGGGGCTATCGCTGCGTCGATGTTTAACCGCTTCTACCGCATCAAGCTGCCGGAATATCTCGGTTTCTTTGCCGGTGAACGCTTTGTGCCGATTATCTCCGGTCTGTTGGCGATTCTGGTCGGCCTGGCGCTATCGTTTATTTGGCTGCCCATTGGCGCCGCTATCCGGGATTTTCCCATTGGGCCGCCTACCAGAATCCGATGGTGGCCTTCGCGATTTATGGCGTGGTGGAGCGGGCGCTGGTGCCGTTTAGCCTGCACCATATCTGGAATGTTCCCTTTCAGATGCAGGTGGGCGAATTCACCAATGCCTCCGGTCAGGTTTTTCATAGTGATATTACTCGTTATATTGCGGGCGATCCTACCGCCGGCAAGCTCTCGGGCGGTTTTTTGTTTAAAATGTATGGCCTGCCGGCCGCGGCCATCGCTATTTGGCACACCGCCCGGCCGGAAAACCGCGCCCGCGTCGGCGGTATCATGATTTCCGCCGCGTTGATCGCCTTTTTGACCGGTATTACCGAGCCAATCGAGTTCTCCTTTATGTTGGTGGCGCCGGTGTTGTATGTCATTCACGCCTTGCTGGCCGGGCTGGCGTTCCCGTTGTGTATTCTGCTCGGAATGCGCGACGGCACCAGTTTTTCCCATAGGCTAATCGATTTTGTCGTTTTCAGCGGCAACAGTAGCCGAATCTGGCTGTTTCCGCTGGTGGGGATAGCGTATGGTCTGGTGTATTACAGTCTGTTCCACCTGCTTATCGTAAAGCTGAATTTAAACACGCCGGGGCGCGATGTCGCGGTCGTTGAGTCGCTATCCCAGAGTGGCAGCGAACGGGCCGCGGCGCTGGTGAGGGCTTTCGGCGGCAAAGCCAATATCACCAGTCTTGAAGCCTGTATCACCCGGTTGCGCATCAGCGTGGCGGATGTGGCGAAAGTAGATCAGGCCGGTCTGAAACAGTTGGGCGCCCGGTGTGTGGTCGTGGTAGGTTCCGGCGTACAGGCGATTTTTGGTACCCAATCGGATAATTTGAAAACCGAAATGGATGACTATTTGCGGCAAGCTGTATAACCCGCGCCGGGCATGCAGGCTGCGCCACGGTGAAGCCATGTTCGCCCGAGGCGGCAAATTTTATCCGGCACAAGGAGGCAAACTCCTCCTTGTTTGCTATGGTTAATACGTCCACGTCGCCACTGTCCGTTTAACGAATTTATTTTAATGATGCGGCCGGTTGAAAAGCAGGGAGCTCCTCACTCATACTCCCGTTACCAACCAGTCAGGAAACAAGGAACGCCGTCATGGCCGAAGAAAACATTTTCAGTAAAATTATCCGCCGGGAAATTCCCGCTGATATTCTCTATCAGGACGATTTGGTTACCGCTTTTCGCGACATCAGCCCCAAGGCGCCCAGCCATATTTTGATTGTCACTAACGTACTCATCCCCACTGCCAATGATGTCACTGCCGACGATGAAGCAGCGCTGGGGCGCTTGTTCACCGTCGCGGCGAAAATCGCCCTACAAGAGGGCATCGACGAGGAGGGCTACCGGTTGATCGTGAATTGCAACCGTCACGGCGGCCAGGAAGTTTATCATTTGCATATGCATCTTTTGGGCGGTAAACCGCTTGGACCGCTGGTGGCCTGATGCGTTGGGGAAAAACATGCGTTTAGCACCCTGGGTAGTGGCGCTATCGCTGCTCGCCGGCTGTAGCGGCAGCAGCGGCGATCCCATCCTGATCATCAATAACCAGCAATCGCTGGTAATGGATCCGTCGGTGCTCAGCGCCGGCATTACCGCCGCGCCACCGTCGCTTACTACCGATCGGGGGCGCCTTAGCGCCTATAGTCTCCTCAGTAATGATCATCCCGCGCCGGTCACCGTGCATTACCGTTTCTACTGGTACGATGCGCAGGGATTGGATGTTATTCCTTTCGCCGCCACGCGCACGCTTATCGTACCGCCTAACGGTGAAGCGCGAGTGCAAGCGGTGAATGGTAATCCGGAGGCGAAACACGTCCGTCTCTATTTGTCTTTGCAATAAAGGGTCAACGTCGAGTCTACAATGAAAAAGAGAGCCTTAATCGTCCTCGCGGCGCTGGTACTGGCAAGCTGTACCTCCCGAAAGCCCGCGTCGCCGCCGGCGCCCATCGAACCCGTTCCGCCCCCGGTTACGGTTTCGGTACAGCCGCCACCGCCGGCCACTAGCGAACCGGTGCCCATGCCGCCAAAAATCAAGACCATAGACTGGCAGGCCAGCCTGTCGCCTTTGGTGCAGCAGATGCTGGCGGTAGAGGGAATCAACGACGGCAGCGTGCTGCTGGTCAACACCATGAAAAATACCACCAACGGCAGCGTGCAGACCGGTAAAGCCACGGCGGCGCTCACCCGCCTGATTACGGACGCCGGCGGGAAATTTCAGGTCGTCGGCGCTAACCAATTGAACGCGGCACGCCAGATGCTGGGACTTTCTGCGGACGACAGTCTGGAATCGCGCAGCAAAGCGGTGGGGCTGGCGCGCTATCTTAACGCGCAATATGTGCTTTATAGCGCCGCCGCCGGCGACGTGAAGCAGCCGACGCTCGATCTTCAACTGATGCTGGTGCAAACCGGCGAGATTATCTGGTCCGGTAACGGCGTTGCTCAGGATTGATGCCGGCCTGCGGTTGGCGCTGGCGCATTGCCTGCCGTCCGCGCTGACGGAGGGGATCGATCCTCAGTTGGTCAGCGGCCTGACCGGCGAAAGCTGGCGGCTGCAGGGGGCCGGATTTGATGTGCTGGCGCGCGGCACCAGCGGGCAGAAAACGCAGCTGAGCGTCAATCGGCGTCGAGAGTTCCGCCTGTTGCGCGGTCTAAACGGCAGCGGTCTGGCGCCGCGTCCGCGGGGTACCCGCGCCGGCTGGCTGCTGGCGGACTGGCTGCCTGGCGAGTCCTTGGACGATCAAGACTGGTGGCACGCGCTGACGGTGGGCACCTTGGCGGCGACGCTGGCGGCGCTGCATCAACGCCGGCGCAGCGGCTATCCGTTAGATCTGCCGGCGCGCTATGCGCGTTATTGGCAGAGCAGCGATCCGGCACGTCGTTCGCCGGCCTGGTTGAGGTTGCAGCGGCGATTTTTACACCGGCGGCCGCCGGCGATCCTGCGTCAGGCGCTGTTGCATATGGATGTGCATCAAGGCAATGTGCTGCAGCAGGCGGACGGATCTTTGGCGCTGATCGACTGGGAGTATGCCGGCGATGGCGATGTGGCGTTGGAGCTGGCGGCAATGTTTTGCGGCAATAGGTTGCCGGTGGCAGCCCGTGAGCGGGTGCTGGCCGACTATGTGCGGCAAATGCCGGGTCTTGCTTACTGTCGTTTGCGTTGGCAGGTTGATGCCTGGATCCCCTGGGTCAATTATTTGATGCTGCTATGGTATGAGACGCGCTGGCACCAGAGCGGTAATCGCGATTTTATCGCCCTGGCGGCGCCGCTGCGCCGCTATTTTAATCTACCGGACTAAGCGCATTGCATTGTGCGCTTGCGCAATCGTCATCCTCCGCTTGCCGGAAAGCGGCTTTCTCGCTGGTTTCTTAGTCTAACATGTCGATCACCGGCGTTCAGACGTGGCATGGCGTTGCGACAGCAGCGTCAATAAAATCCCGGCGCTGAGCGGCAACAGCAGCAGGAGCGAAACCGGCGACAGCGTATAGCCATAAAGGGCGTTTTCAAGCAACAGCGTGATAACCGGAAAGACCAAGAAAACCGTGGAAGCCTGGAAGGCGCTGGCTTTCTTCTGTAGCGCAAAATAACACAGGATACCAAGCACCCCCGCCACCATGCCGAAATAGAGCGTTACCCCTATCGAGCCGGGAGAAAAATCTTGCCAGCAGGGGTGCTCAAGGAACCAACCGACAACTATTAATGCTAGACCCGCGGCGGTGCAAGGTAGTGCATTGAAGGTCAGCACCGCCTCGCTGCTTGCAAAGTGTATACATAATCGCATGCATGATCAGTACGGCGAGCAGGGGTCAGGGCGCCCTGCCAGTGGCAGCGGTTGGTCTCCTTCGCTTCGCAGAACCACGGTCAGCGAGGCAATGGCCAGCACTAATCCCAGTATCTGTAGTCTGCAGGTTTTTTCCTTCAAAAGCAGCAGTGAGGCGATAAGCACCGCCACCGGCATGTTGGCGAAAATCACCGACGCCAGCCCGGAACTCACGGTTTGCTCACCGTAAATCATCAGCGAAAACGGAATAGCGAAATAAAATACCGTCACGGCACATTGAAAAAGATGTTGGCCGCGAGAAAAAAGTAATGGCGCACGGGTCACCCAAGCCATAATAATAAGCAGCGGCGAGGCGGCCATGAAACGCATGCCGGTCGCAAATAATGGTGGTAATGGTTTCCACCGCAATTTTTATGGCAAGCCAGGTCGTTCCCCAGGTTAAACAAACAAGGATAAATAGCAGTGATATCGTGATCCTTTGCATGAAAATCTCCTGTTTAAAAGAATAAGTCTACACGCTTGGTGGGAGAAAAATATTATTTAACGCAGCGCTTATTGAGTTATTACAACTCATGACATTCATTGCGCAGGACACTAACAGGCTGTAAGAAAGGTAAAGATACTATTGCGTTAATTACTGCATACCTGTACGTGATTCGCCTCGGCGCTAAAAGTGGATTGAACGCCGAATCTCCTTAAAGAAAACAGGCAAACGAGAAGCGCAGAGGGGATATATTTGCGGCCGGTTGGTGTTATCAAACAACGAAAAACGATATCTGACATTGACCGAGGTTGTTTTGGCAAAAATAAAAAAATTATCCTAATGGTTACCATCAGCTGACGCATTATATTAAATGCTTTACTAGAGTGAGCCACTGTTTTCCTACCCCGATTGAATATGACGTGTTGGCACAAAATATTATTACTGATATTCAGGCGTGTGCCCTTTATTATCTCGAACGGAGTAACGTCTTCCACGAATTAAGCGCTGTGACAATTCTTATTGCCATGGAACATTTTTAAAGCCTTCTTCTCTGACTCTGGGCGGCTTATCTCCCAGTCTGATGCCGGGAAACGTTTACGGCCCGAGTGGTCCGGCATTGACATGACATTGGCACGGACCTTGTCGCACATAGGCGAAAGGACATGCGGTGGGTGGCGTGTTGCCGTTGGCGCGGTGCTGTGGACTTTGGTTGCCTTGGCTGCCGGCCGGCTCTTTAGACGAGAGAATCTGTCATCGATCAATATTGTGGGGCGGCAGGAGTTGTAACCTGAATGTTGCGTTTGCCGCCCCGCGCCGTCGAACCCAAAGGAAGAGGAAAACGATGATTATTTATCTGCATGGTTTTGATGCCACCAGTCCAGGCAATCACGAAAAAGTGCTGCAACTGCAGTTTATCGATCCCGATGTGCGGCTTATCAGTTACAGCACCCGCCATCCTCGTCACGATATGCAGCATCTGCTCAAAGAAGTGGACAAAATGCAACAATTGACCGACGACGAGCGGCCGCTTATCTGCGGTGTAGGTCTGGGCGGATTCTGGGCCAAACGGATCGGTTTTTTATGTGACATGCGCCAGGTGATCTTCAATCCCAATCTTTTTCCACAGGAGAATATGCCGGGTAAAATTGACCGACCTGAGGAGTATGTGGATATAGCCACCAAATGCGTGGACAATTTTCTCGAAAAAAATCGCGATCGCTGTCTGGTTCTCCTGTCGCGCCAGGGTGATGTGCTGGACGTAAATCGCAGCGCTGCTTTCTCCTTTCTATGAAATTATCTGGGATGAGAGCACGAAGGCCATAAATTTAAAAATATTTCTCCGTATCTACAGCGTTTGCAGGCCTTTAAAGCATTAAGCTAGGGCCCCACGGCAGACGACGGCGGCCCTAGAAACAGGCCGAAAAAATTGATTCATATCAATTTTGGTATGACCAAATGACCCCCTCGTGGTATTCTGGTGCCAAGAGCGCATTAAGATATAACCAAATATTATATAAGGATATTTTTTATTCACGCTTAGTTAACGACTGGTTTACATTTAGGGGGTATTTTGACTACACCACTGAAGAACATTGTGATTATCGGCGGCGGCGCCGGCGGTTTGGAACTAGCGACCAGTCTGGGACGTAAGCTGGGACGGCGCAAACGAGCCAAGGTGACGCTTGTGGATCGCAATCATAGCCACCTTTGGAAACCGTTGCTGCATGAGGTGGCCACCGGCTCGCTGGATGAGGGGGTCGATGCCCTCAGCTATATGGCCCATGCCTGCAATCACGCTTTCCAGTTTCAGCTCGGCAGCATGAGCGACATTGATCGTGAGCAGCAACAAGTGCTGCTGGATGAAATCCACGACGATCAGGGAACGCTGTTGATGCCCGCCCGCCGGCTGGATTATGACATTTTGGTGATGGCGCTTGGGAGTACCTCGAATGATTTCTGTACGGCCGGCGTCAAAGAACATTGCATTTTCCTCGACAATCCGTGTCAGGCGCAGCGTTTCCATAATGAAATGCTTAATCTGTTTTTGAAATTTTCCGCTCAGGGCGACCAGGGAGGGAAAGTGAATATTGCCATTGTCGGCGGCGGCGCAACTGGTGTCGAATTATCGGCCGAGTTGCACAATGCGGTTCAGCAATTGCATAGCTATGGCTTCAAAAGACTCGACAATCAGGCATTGAACGTCACGCTGGTCGAGGCGGGCGAACGTATTTTGCCTGCTCTGCCGCCGCGGATCTCCGCCGCCGCGCATCAGGAGTTGACCAAGCTGGGCGTCAGAGTGTTGACCAAAACCATGGTCACCAGCGCCGATGCGGGCGGACTGCATACCAAGGATGGCGAATATCTTCAGGCCGAATTGATGGTCTGGGCCGCCGGCATCAAAGCACCGGATTTCATGAGGGATATCGCCGGTCTGGAAACCAATCGCATTAATCAACTGGTGGTTGAGCCGACGCTGCAGACCACGCTCGACCCGGCTATTTTTGCTATCGGCGATTGCGCGTCCTGCGCGATGCCTTCCGGCGGAGTGGTGCCGCCGCGTGCCCAGGCGGCGCATCAAATGGCCTCGCGCGCCCACGGTAACATTCTGGCGCTGTTGCGCGGGCAACCGTTGAAGGCCTATAACTACAAAGATCATGGTTCGCTGGTGTCGTTGTCACGTTTTAGCACCGTTGGCAGTCTGATGGGCAACCTGATGCGCGGTTCGATGATGATAGAAGGGCGCATTGCCCGCGCAGTTTACATTTCGCTCTATCGTATGCACCAAATTGCGCTGCATGGTTACATTAAAACCGGCCTGATTATGTTGGTGGGCAGAATCAACCGCGTGATCCGGCCCCACCTCAAACTGCATTAATGGCGACGCGCGGTCAGACGCGCTAGTTGTCTCGCCGGCCTTATAGCGCCAATGGCCGGGGGAGTCATTCCCGCTCGAACAACTTCAAGCGCGCCGGTGCCGTTTTCGCGTGCCGATTCGCCGTCTCGCCGCCATTCCCCGCTGTACGGGCGGCAGGCCCTAAGCCTGCACCTGCTGACGATATGCCGATTTTTCTGCTCACACCCGGGCCGACGGGTGATATGCATTCGCCGCCGGCAAGTCACAGCCTGCTATGCGCCCGCCCCTTAGCAGCAGGAAATAGCGTCATTACGCTTTAAAGGGTTAGGAATCATCCCAAAACGGCTGAAGTGCCGACAGAGTAGCTTTTTTTCGCCCTTAATCTTATTGCCGCTAACGCTTTCCTTGGGCAGACTTTGAGTTATCCCGGGGGTGCCACGCTTGCCGTCCGGGAGGAGCGCCAAGGCTCGGGTTACGCTTGCGGTCAAAAGGAAGCGGGGGTTATGCGTTCGTTCACCGTTAGCGGGTGCATGATAATTGTCAGGAGGTTCTCCCGTGAATAAATCATTATTGGCAGGCGTCGGCATCGGTATTGCCGCTGCGTCGGGTATCGCGGCGGTAGCGGGGCTGGACGTGTTTTCCTCCAGCCCGAAATACGCCCAGGTCGTCACGGCATCGCCCATCAATGAAACGATTAAAACGCCGCGTCAGGAGTGCCGTACGGTCACTGTGACCCACCGCCGCCCGGTGCAGGACGAGAACAAAATCGCCGGTTCGGTATTAGGCGCCGTGGCCGGCGGGGTCCTCGGCCATCAGTTCGGCGGCGGGCGGGGCAGGGATGTCGCAACTGTAGCCGGCGCGCTGGCGGGTGGCTATGCGGGCAATCAGGTCCAGGGCAACCTGCAGGATCGTGATACGTATACCACCAACCGCCAGCGTTGCCAGACGGTGTATGATAAATCGCAAAAACTGCTGGGCTATGACGTCACGTATAAAATTGGCGATCAGCAAGGCAAAATCCGCATGGACCATGATCCGGGCACGAAAATTCCCCTGGACCACAACGGTCAACTGGTGCTGAACGACCAGGCCTAACGTTGCCAGGCTGCGGTTTGCCACCGCAGCCATAGCCGCCATCAAACTCTGTAACGCCGCGTCGGGTGTGCCACCCTGGCGCGGCGTTTGCTCATGTTAAGTGCTCAGCGTATGCTGCTGCAATTCCCGCAACAGCCCGTCGACATACTGCAGTCGAGTCGTGCGGTCCGCCAGGTCGCAGATGAACTTCAAGCGGGTCGGTCCGTCTAGCCGATAAGTCCCCGGCTCGCTCGTGAGCAGACCAATAAGATAGACAGTATCGACGCGATTGGTGGCGCTGAATTCGATAAAGCCCCCTTTATCGTTGCCCTCGATACGCCGGATCCCCAGACTTTGCGCCCGCTGCCGCAGGCCGGCTATCGCCAGCAAATAGCGTGCCGGATCGGGCAGTAAACCGAAGCGATCAATGAGCTCCACTTTCAGGTCTTCGATTTCACGATCGTCGGCGGCGATGGCAATACGTTTATACAGCGACAGGCGGGTGTTGACGTCGGGGATATACTCTTCCGGCAGCAGCGCGGGCATCCGCAGTTCCACCTCGGTCAGTTGGCGGGTGAGATCTTCCAGCGAGGGTTCGCGGCCGGCTTTAAGAGCGTCTACTGCGCTTTCCAAAAGATCCATATACAAGGAAAAGCCAATCGTTTCCATTTGGCCGCTTTGATCTTCCCCCAGTAGCTCGCCGGCGCCGCGAATTTCCAGATCGTGCGTCGCCAGCGCGAAGCCGGCGCCAAGATCCTCCAGCGAAGCGATCGCCTCCAGCCGTTTATGGGCATCCTGGCTTAGTGCTTTCGGCGGCGGGGTCAGCAGGTAGGCGTAAGCCTGATGGTGCGAGCGGCCGACCCGGCCGCGCAATTGATGTAACTGCGCTAAGCCGAAATGATCCGCCCGCTCTATGATAATGGTATTGGCATTGGCGATGTCGATACCGGTTTCGATGATGGTAGTACACACCAGCACATTAAAACGTTGATGATGGAAATCATTCATCACCCGTTCCAATTCACGTTCGCGCAGCTGACCGTGGCCGATGGCGATACGCGCCTCGGGCACCAGCGTTTCCAGGCAACGGGCGGCTTTCTCAATATTTTCCACATCGTTATAAAGATAATAGACCTGGCCGCCGCGCAGTACCTCGCGCAGGATGGCTTCACGCACCACCAGAGCGTCGTATTGGCGCACAAAGGTTTTCACCGTCAGCCGTCGCGCCGGCGGGGTGGCGATAATCGACAGATCGCGCATGCCGCTCATCGCCATATTTAACGTGCGCGGGATAGGCGTGGCGGTCAGGGTCAGGATATCGACACCGGCACGCATCGCTTTGATGCGCTCCTTGTGGCGCACGCCGAAGCGGTGCTCTTCGTCGACGATGAGCAAACCCAAATCGTGCCATTTGACATCGCTTTGCAGGAGTTTATGAGTGCCGATCAGAATATCCACTTTGCCCTCGGCGGTCTGTTCCAGCACCTGCGCCTGATCCCGGGCGCTGCGGAAACGAGAAATCATCTCGATACGCACCGGCCAGTTGGCGAACCTGTCGCGGAAATTGTCGAAATGCTGCTGTGCCAGCAATGTGGTCGGCACCAGCACGGCCACCTGTTTGTGGTTTTCGATTGCCAGAAAAGCGGCGCGCATCGCCACTTCCGTTTTGCCGAAGCCGACATCGCCGCAAATCAGGCGGTCCATGGACAGCGGTTGGCACATGTCGCTCAGGACCGCGTTAATCGCCTGGCTCTGATCTACGGTGGGCTCAAAGGGAAATCCTTCGCAAAACAGCTGGTAATTTTCCCGATTGTGGCGGAAGGCAAAGCCGCTTTTCGCCGCACGCTGGGCATAAATGTCCAGAAGCTCCGCAGCCACGTCCCGCACCCGCTCGGCTGCTTTTTGCCGCGCCCGCGTCCAGGCGTCGCCGCCGAGCTTGTGCAGCGGCGCGTTTTCATCAGCGCCGCCGGCGTAGCGGCTGATAAGGTGCAGGGAGGAGACCGGAACATACAGCTTGTCATTACAGGCATAGGTGAGGATCAAA from Sodalis glossinidius str. 'morsitans' includes these protein-coding regions:
- the mfd gene encoding transcription-repair coupling factor gives rise to the protein MSERDRYTLPTQAGKKLILGQLTGAAVAVECAAIVDRYSGPVLLITTDMQSALRLHDEILQFTHHPVLTLPDWETLPYDSFSPHQEIISDRIATLYRLPSLARGVIILPVNTLMQRVCPHTFLHRHTLLMTKGQRLSRDTLRAQLEQAGYRSVDQVLEHGEFATRGALLDLYPMGSEEPYRIDFFDDEIDSLRIFDVDTQRTLQEMASINLLPAHEFPTDKAAIELFRSQWREQFDVRRDAEHIYQQVSKGTLPAGIEYWQPLFFSEPLVPLFSYLPADTLVVNTGDLEAGAGRFWDDACARFDNRRVDPMRPLLPPETLWLRVDNLFAELKRWPRVQLSTQTLPEKAGHYNMDYRPLPDLAVEAQSKAPMDKLRRFCEQFDGPVIFSVESEGRRETLSELLARVKILPTLINRLEDAAAPGAYYLIIGASERGFIDAPRARALICEGDLLGERVSCRRQDNRRIINAYTLIRNLAELHEGQPVVHLEHGVGRYAGMTTLEAGSIKAEYLILTYACNDKLYVPVSSLHLISRYAGGADENAPLHKLGGDAWTRARQKAAERVRDVAAELLDIYAQRAAKSGFAFRHNRENYQLFCEGFPFEPTVDQSQAINAVLSDMCQPLSMDRLICGDVGFGKTEVAMRAAFLAIENHKQVAVLVPTTLLAQQHFDNFRDRFANWPVRIEMISRFRSARDQAQVLEQTAEGKVDILIGTHKLLQSDVKWHDLGLLIVDEEHRFGVRHKERIKAMRAGVDILTLTATPIPRTLNMAMSGMRDLSIIATPPARRLTVKTFVRQYDALVVREAILREVLRGGQVYYLYNDVENIEKAARCLETLVPEARIAIGHGQLRERELERVMNDFHHQRFNVLVCTTIIETGIDIANANTIIIERADHFGLAQLHQLRGRVGRSHHQAYAYLLTPPPKALSQDAHKRLEAIASLEDLGAGFALATHDLEIRGAGELLGEDQSGQMETIGFSLYMDLLESAVDALKAGREPSLEDLTRQLTEVELRMPALLPEEYIPDVNTRLSLYKRIAIAADDREIEDLKVELIDRFGLLPDPARYLLAIAGLRQRAQSLGIRRIEGNDKGGFIEFSATNRVDTVYLIGLLTSEPGTYRLDGPTRLKFICDLADRTTRLQYVDGLLRELQQHTLST